The Flammeovirga agarivorans genome has a window encoding:
- a CDS encoding helix-turn-helix domain-containing protein — translation MIQDILEQWNTNFNGRVIDNTFIFDNEIGEGKVEGFLLTERLQLFRTYMSLKKEVANSTLTFADDEQFITIMFADTSSILFESDEEICLKEGALMTNDKREIQWKLPVNKSIRLLNFRVQKSYFQQLVDRVPSLKEIFPESTSFLVFEEMNQVMKGTYYRILEIQQSPFYKELIYSCGSYLFHLLLEQISKKAEVKKEGDLTLNIKGVFQARQMIDTKNGIGVNIDLLSKECGISKSHLSYNFTKTFGVSIYQYILKIKLEEAQRLLLKGDKTNAMIAMDLEFSSSSHFTMAFKKTFGLTPKEYQKKQR, via the coding sequence ATGATACAGGATATTCTAGAACAGTGGAATACAAATTTTAATGGAAGAGTAATAGATAATACCTTCATTTTCGACAATGAAATTGGTGAGGGGAAAGTTGAAGGCTTTTTACTTACTGAGCGATTGCAGCTTTTTAGAACATATATGTCTTTAAAAAAAGAGGTAGCGAACAGTACTTTAACCTTTGCTGATGATGAGCAATTTATCACTATTATGTTTGCAGATACATCATCAATTCTCTTTGAGTCCGATGAAGAAATCTGCTTGAAAGAGGGAGCTTTGATGACTAATGATAAGCGAGAAATTCAATGGAAGCTTCCCGTCAATAAAAGTATTCGCTTATTGAATTTTAGAGTACAGAAATCCTATTTCCAGCAATTAGTAGATAGAGTACCATCACTGAAAGAGATATTTCCGGAGTCTACATCATTTCTTGTTTTTGAAGAAATGAATCAGGTAATGAAAGGAACGTATTATCGTATATTAGAAATCCAACAATCGCCTTTTTATAAAGAATTGATCTACTCCTGCGGTTCTTACTTATTCCACTTATTATTGGAACAAATCAGTAAGAAAGCTGAAGTGAAAAAGGAAGGCGATCTTACTTTAAATATTAAAGGTGTTTTTCAGGCAAGACAGATGATCGATACTAAAAATGGAATAGGCGTAAATATCGATCTACTATCTAAGGAGTGCGGAATAAGCAAAAGTCACCTAAGCTATAATTTCACTAAAACATTTGGGGTGTCTATCTATCAATATATATTAAAAATAAAGCTTGAGGAGGCCCAGAGACTTTTATTGAAAGGAGATAAAACCAACGCTATGATAGCTATGGATTTAGAGTTTTCAAGCAGCAGTCATTTTACTATGGCTTTCAAAAAAACATTTGGTCTTACCCCAAAAGAGTATCAAAAAAAGCAAAGATAG
- a CDS encoding MATE family efflux transporter, giving the protein MKSKTNSKDLTDGPVLKRILALSVPIIGAMFMQTATNVVDIVWIGKLGSDAVAGVGTSTIFLQLVWAFASIFLVSSGVLVSQAIGENKNKKAKEYSRDSVKALMLIIILMGIILQVYFDEIIGFFNFKKQVVIDSAYVYLSWMSIFLIFSLGTLLLTQISNSRGDAKKPFLYFSIGVVINLVLDPIFIFTFGWGVAGAAWATGIAQFIAFALFLRKSFRTFFGGLTQWGFRFIRINELIKVGLPTSLERIIFTVVGIAITKIISDWGSDAIAAQKIGNQLEAITFMCISGLSSAMLSFTGQNYGAKKFDRIKKGYFYAMIISLLLGVVTGLLFYHFDEELMGVFVSERNTILIGADYLEVLGVAQVSMCVEMVTTGIINGLGRTKYPAVINTSMTVIRVPLAFFLANNMGMGVDGVWYAIGISVFLRALFLTVAYFYLTNKLLKSEVTVS; this is encoded by the coding sequence TTGAAAAGTAAAACAAATAGTAAAGACCTTACGGATGGTCCTGTATTAAAGCGAATTCTTGCACTTTCAGTTCCTATTATTGGTGCCATGTTTATGCAAACGGCTACAAATGTTGTGGACATCGTTTGGATAGGAAAGTTGGGTAGTGATGCCGTTGCAGGAGTAGGTACAAGTACAATCTTCCTACAATTAGTGTGGGCTTTTGCATCGATCTTTTTAGTAAGTTCTGGGGTTCTTGTTTCTCAAGCTATTGGAGAAAATAAAAACAAAAAAGCTAAAGAATATAGTAGAGATTCTGTTAAGGCATTAATGCTGATCATTATCTTAATGGGTATAATTCTCCAAGTTTATTTTGATGAAATCATTGGCTTCTTCAATTTCAAAAAACAGGTAGTCATTGATAGTGCGTATGTTTATTTGAGCTGGATGTCGATCTTTCTCATCTTTTCTTTAGGGACGTTATTATTGACTCAAATCAGTAATTCAAGAGGGGATGCCAAAAAGCCTTTTCTCTACTTTTCTATTGGCGTAGTGATCAATTTGGTATTGGACCCAATATTTATCTTCACTTTTGGTTGGGGAGTCGCAGGGGCTGCTTGGGCCACAGGTATTGCTCAGTTTATTGCTTTTGCACTGTTTCTTAGAAAATCCTTTAGAACTTTTTTCGGAGGATTAACCCAGTGGGGTTTCCGGTTTATTCGTATTAATGAATTGATCAAAGTAGGGTTACCCACTTCATTGGAAAGAATCATCTTTACAGTTGTAGGAATCGCCATCACAAAAATTATTTCAGATTGGGGAAGTGATGCTATCGCAGCTCAAAAAATAGGAAACCAGCTAGAAGCCATCACATTTATGTGTATTTCTGGTTTATCCTCAGCAATGTTGTCATTTACAGGACAAAATTATGGGGCAAAGAAATTTGATCGTATTAAAAAAGGGTACTTCTATGCCATGATAATTTCATTACTTTTAGGTGTCGTTACAGGCCTTCTTTTTTATCATTTTGATGAAGAGTTAATGGGAGTCTTTGTGAGTGAAAGAAATACTATATTAATAGGAGCAGATTATCTAGAAGTACTTGGTGTAGCTCAGGTATCTATGTGTGTAGAGATGGTAACTACAGGGATTATCAATGGGTTGGGTCGAACAAAGTACCCGGCAGTGATCAATACTTCTATGACCGTAATTCGAGTCCCATTGGCATTTTTCTTAGCCAACAATATGGGAATGGGTGTAGATGGAGTTTGGTATGCAATAGGTATTAGTGTTTTTCTAAGAGCTCTATTTCTCACTGTTGCTTATTTCTATTTGACGAACAAACTTCTAAAAAGTGAAGTAACCGTAAGCTAA
- a CDS encoding DUF3500 domain-containing protein yields the protein MKLSNLTLLIILGGLTFTACDETTSNDDEACTETTWYQDSDNDGLGDPDASTEACEQPEGYVANSNDTDDTGGSSTSECDTPGEVDQSTDTEIEAMRQAMLTFRNSLSSSLLSEASTCLDDERLYVWHNTPNSNGSQRDGIIYGDLSDEQMGYFQDLLQLFLSDGGYQKVDEITMLAEGLLSTENGDVWSPDFYSIDMFGDPENSGSWGFQLDGHHLAINFLVHGDQVSMVPAFLGGEPAVSSYNGTEFDIFKDERDLALTLYNGLTDNEAGSAVSSSSHAMEVGPADTPGDVDPYRGDYDYSGFAGTGIKYSDMSADTQANLILVMQEYVYNMETTFADAWWTDIMANIDDTYFVWIDEVDAPSTTSPFYYRIYNPYLWVEYNAENALGGGGADYNHVHTITRIPNNPSTTDGGDYGVFAQIINEGGVKTLYEHYAIADHHKASEMLFDYTVQLSQGQAIEHSHYHGRHTHTH from the coding sequence ATGAAACTCTCAAATCTAACACTACTCATAATCTTAGGAGGTTTAACATTTACTGCTTGTGACGAAACAACTAGTAATGATGATGAAGCTTGTACTGAAACTACTTGGTATCAAGATAGTGATAACGATGGCCTAGGTGATCCCGATGCTTCTACTGAAGCTTGTGAACAACCTGAAGGTTATGTAGCCAATAGTAATGATACCGATGATACTGGTGGTAGTTCTACATCAGAATGTGATACCCCTGGTGAAGTAGACCAGTCAACAGATACAGAGATTGAAGCTATGCGACAAGCAATGCTAACGTTTAGAAATTCTCTTTCGTCTTCATTATTATCTGAAGCATCAACTTGTTTAGACGACGAAAGATTGTACGTTTGGCACAACACTCCTAACTCTAATGGTAGTCAACGAGACGGTATTATTTATGGAGATCTTTCTGACGAACAAATGGGGTACTTCCAAGATTTATTACAATTGTTTTTAAGTGATGGTGGTTACCAGAAAGTAGATGAAATCACAATGCTTGCAGAAGGTTTACTAAGTACTGAAAATGGTGACGTTTGGAGTCCTGATTTCTATTCTATCGATATGTTTGGTGATCCAGAAAATAGTGGCTCTTGGGGTTTCCAATTGGACGGGCATCATCTTGCAATCAACTTTTTAGTTCATGGTGATCAGGTTTCTATGGTACCCGCTTTCTTGGGAGGTGAACCTGCTGTCTCTTCTTATAACGGAACAGAGTTTGACATCTTTAAAGACGAGAGAGACTTGGCCTTAACTTTATATAATGGGCTTACTGATAATGAGGCTGGTTCAGCGGTTTCTTCGAGTAGCCATGCTATGGAAGTAGGTCCTGCTGACACTCCAGGTGATGTTGACCCATATAGAGGTGATTACGATTACTCTGGTTTTGCAGGTACGGGTATTAAATACTCGGATATGTCTGCTGATACTCAAGCCAACCTTATCTTGGTAATGCAAGAATATGTTTACAACATGGAAACTACTTTTGCAGACGCTTGGTGGACAGACATTATGGCCAACATTGATGATACTTATTTTGTATGGATTGATGAAGTAGATGCACCTTCTACAACCTCTCCATTCTATTATAGAATTTACAACCCATATTTATGGGTAGAATATAATGCAGAAAACGCTCTTGGTGGTGGTGGTGCAGATTACAACCATGTTCATACAATTACAAGAATACCTAACAACCCATCTACAACAGATGGTGGAGATTATGGTGTTTTTGCTCAGATTATTAATGAAGGTGGTGTAAAGACTTTATATGAGCACTACGCTATCGCTGATCACCACAAAGCAAGTGAGATGTTGTTTGATTACACTGTACAGTTATCACAAGGTCAAGCTATTGAGCATTCTCACTACCACGGAAGACACACACATACACACTAG
- a CDS encoding NAD-dependent succinate-semialdehyde dehydrogenase translates to MILKDTTLLQSQCYVNGSWVDGEENKTFEVKNPFDQSVIQSVSDFNVNDTRKAILAAEIAQKEWKKTTAGERSIRLRKWFDLMIENKEDLGKILTLEQGKPLQEAIGEIVYGASFVEWFAEEAKRTYGDVIPGHQADKRIVTIKQPVGVVAAITPWNFPNAMITRKVAPALAAGCSIIVKPAKYTPLSALALGVLAERAGIPKGVFNVITSSRTSEIGDELTSNSIVRKLSFTGSTVVGKQLIKACADTVKKVSMELGGNAPFIVFADADIDQAVEGAIASKYRNAGQTCVCSNRFFVHQDVYQTFTSKLKKAVANLKLGNGMEDGVQIGPLIDESAVQFVEGVVDDAVKKGGEIDLGGKRSDENNQIYLPTILSNLTKEMDVYTEEIFGPVIPIFEFSTEEEVIDMANDTPYGLAAYFYGKDYQLVWRVAEALEYGMVGINTGMISTTVAPFGGIKESGFGKEGSKYGIDEYLEMKYMCFG, encoded by the coding sequence ATGATATTAAAAGATACTACACTATTACAAAGCCAATGTTATGTCAACGGCAGCTGGGTTGATGGTGAAGAGAATAAAACCTTTGAAGTAAAAAATCCATTCGATCAGTCTGTGATTCAGTCTGTCTCTGATTTTAATGTAAACGATACTCGTAAAGCCATTTTAGCGGCAGAGATTGCCCAGAAAGAGTGGAAAAAAACAACTGCCGGGGAAAGGTCAATCCGTTTAAGAAAATGGTTTGATCTTATGATAGAAAACAAGGAAGATTTAGGAAAAATATTAACGCTGGAACAAGGGAAACCATTACAAGAAGCTATTGGAGAAATAGTTTATGGAGCCTCTTTTGTGGAGTGGTTTGCCGAAGAAGCAAAACGAACATATGGAGATGTAATCCCTGGTCACCAGGCAGATAAAAGAATTGTGACAATTAAGCAACCTGTCGGGGTAGTTGCGGCGATTACGCCATGGAATTTCCCTAATGCTATGATTACTAGAAAGGTCGCTCCAGCATTGGCAGCGGGATGCTCCATTATTGTTAAACCTGCAAAATATACTCCTTTATCCGCTTTAGCATTAGGTGTTTTAGCAGAAAGGGCAGGGATTCCAAAAGGGGTCTTTAATGTCATTACATCCAGTAGAACAAGTGAAATTGGAGATGAGTTAACGTCTAATTCTATTGTTAGAAAATTATCTTTTACAGGGTCAACAGTAGTAGGGAAACAATTAATAAAAGCATGTGCAGACACTGTTAAAAAAGTCTCTATGGAGTTGGGGGGAAATGCACCTTTTATTGTATTTGCAGATGCAGATATTGATCAAGCTGTTGAAGGAGCAATTGCGTCGAAATACCGTAATGCAGGACAAACTTGTGTTTGCTCAAACCGCTTTTTTGTACATCAAGATGTATATCAAACTTTTACTTCAAAATTAAAGAAAGCTGTTGCCAATCTTAAGCTAGGAAATGGGATGGAAGATGGTGTTCAAATTGGGCCACTAATCGATGAATCTGCCGTACAGTTTGTGGAAGGAGTAGTCGATGATGCAGTAAAGAAAGGTGGTGAAATTGATCTAGGTGGCAAGCGATCAGATGAGAATAATCAGATTTATTTGCCAACGATTCTTTCTAATCTAACCAAGGAGATGGATGTTTATACAGAAGAGATATTTGGTCCGGTAATTCCAATTTTTGAATTCTCTACTGAAGAAGAAGTCATCGATATGGCCAATGATACTCCTTATGGTTTAGCCGCTTATTTTTATGGTAAAGATTATCAGTTGGTTTGGCGAGTAGCAGAAGCTTTGGAATATGGTATGGTAGGTATTAATACAGGAATGATCTCAACAACCGTAGCACCTTTTGGTGGGATTAAAGAAAGCGGATTTGGTAAGGAAGGTTCTAAATATGGAATTGACGAATACCTTGAAATGAAATACATGTGTTTTGGATAA
- a CDS encoding GNAT family N-acetyltransferase, whose translation MLLQHPVFEYDMYRLETYKQRKRNIAINNYKGYLSLMFEEVDYFNYLYLKTNNISIKKLGLPYYEKGIDRIKIIQSKESYYHHDFLDLSYQDRTIVACYKDLSTYIPSSNITTIKPVSNDEDLLHFTKLYLTVFGSSNKDYDEVAENFKLLLQSKQSDLFFIQENGNTIGVCSNFYNEEYMFLASCGVLPEYQNRGFQKKAIKERLSIGKQKGYKSCYVWAYDNTISLSNLLKSGLSIHKTYHEGLSKPLGDLIKQQEILQA comes from the coding sequence ATGCTACTACAACATCCTGTCTTCGAATATGATATGTATCGTTTGGAGACTTATAAACAGAGAAAAAGAAATATTGCGATTAACAATTACAAAGGGTATTTATCATTGATGTTTGAAGAAGTGGACTACTTCAATTACTTATACCTTAAGACTAACAATATTTCTATAAAAAAATTAGGCCTTCCCTACTATGAAAAAGGGATTGATCGAATTAAAATTATACAATCTAAAGAATCATACTATCATCATGATTTCTTAGATCTTTCATATCAAGATCGGACCATTGTAGCATGCTATAAGGACCTTTCTACTTACATCCCTTCATCTAATATCACAACCATTAAACCGGTCAGTAATGACGAAGACCTTCTCCATTTTACGAAGTTATATCTTACTGTTTTTGGATCTTCTAATAAAGATTATGATGAGGTAGCAGAAAACTTCAAATTACTATTACAGTCTAAGCAATCTGATCTGTTCTTTATACAAGAAAATGGTAATACAATAGGGGTTTGCTCTAATTTCTATAATGAAGAGTACATGTTCTTAGCCTCATGTGGGGTATTACCAGAATACCAAAACAGAGGTTTTCAAAAAAAAGCAATTAAAGAGCGTTTGTCCATCGGAAAGCAAAAAGGATATAAAAGTTGTTATGTTTGGGCATACGACAATACTATTAGTTTAAGCAACCTATTAAAATCTGGACTTTCTATTCACAAGACATATCATGAAGGATTATCAAAACCTTTGGGTGACCTTATTAAGCAACAAGAAATATTACAAGCATAA
- a CDS encoding AMP-binding protein — protein MKDYQNLWVTLLSNKKYYKHKPLLTYKNQSYSFDLFLEKVRLLCNILLKQQEKIIAIQVSDPIHSLFLIVASLVAKKTYWMVNEEVIQSVNLNILKDVLIVDDQLYEHFIDSNDDAELPLSVKANISGFHPFCWVNSSGSTANHKITEYLYQGLLEDTLRQIRNNNITNNDRIDIVSSLNFSASLSSIFPVLYSGASLHLCDSTLDIIDFWRQEKITMTTLTPSLFRTLLKRRVSIDLPHLRFICLGGEEVFTSDILLFKKHFHKNQVLQLALASSETRMIGELKVKADTNDEYKEIKYQPIEGKKWIILDQNDEVEVEADEKEGRIAIQSHAIGHRYINSYDSFKQVDENTTLFISNDMGKIDQNGQLHFKGRSDNRIKIKGTFINLSEIEANLSLIESINDIAAIADSTYENLYVFVTTSSNGKDEIKRIIQASFPKLTYQLIILDKFPKTNSDKVDRKNLLKRVSSVEKVKDPYQNAWRKQFPLIDNFEGKHFFNDLGGDSLTSLSLITELEVVIGKELSPQLIYLYPTFEKLKDALYDSNTFNLIQVTEYSSFKENILFIPSIHGSHEQYRFIQESLKEKYNIYLLQYPLKENPSDKQFYSFSMLIQQCVSFLDQSNISFKAFIGYSLSGYITYEIAHLIQQQPSVFIIDTPIYEKQSLLMKVMNDSLKTLKIIKKNFFNSSELVISYKRLKRRIKQQYFHTSSNDVSIQTIHDYFFSFYAELLHSKIKVSTTTFPLGVFIANDQSFFSNDIKATYQWEKYSQNLLFKKTLTGNHGSILNKENSLSIAATIINELKEVTDYNNRILETALTKELIIDIE, from the coding sequence ATGAAGGATTATCAAAACCTTTGGGTGACCTTATTAAGCAACAAGAAATATTACAAGCATAAGCCTCTACTTACTTATAAAAACCAATCCTATTCCTTCGATTTATTTTTAGAAAAAGTAAGACTTTTATGTAATATCCTTCTAAAACAGCAAGAGAAAATCATAGCAATTCAAGTCTCTGATCCTATTCATAGTCTATTCTTAATAGTTGCTTCTTTAGTGGCTAAGAAAACTTATTGGATGGTAAATGAAGAGGTTATACAATCAGTAAACCTTAATATTTTAAAAGATGTGCTTATTGTTGATGATCAATTGTATGAGCATTTTATTGATTCTAACGATGATGCAGAATTACCTTTATCAGTTAAAGCAAACATCTCAGGTTTTCATCCTTTCTGTTGGGTAAATAGTTCTGGATCGACCGCAAATCATAAAATAACCGAATACCTTTATCAGGGTTTATTAGAAGATACACTTAGACAAATCAGAAACAATAACATTACTAACAACGATCGAATTGATATTGTCTCTTCCCTAAATTTCAGTGCCTCTTTATCTTCTATATTCCCAGTTTTATATAGTGGCGCTTCTCTTCACCTGTGTGATTCTACTTTAGACATCATTGACTTTTGGAGACAAGAGAAAATCACCATGACTACATTAACTCCTTCATTATTCAGAACCTTATTAAAAAGAAGGGTTTCTATTGATTTACCACATTTAAGATTTATCTGCTTAGGAGGAGAAGAAGTTTTTACGAGTGATATTCTATTATTTAAAAAGCATTTTCATAAGAATCAGGTTTTACAATTAGCCTTAGCCAGTTCAGAAACAAGAATGATTGGGGAGTTAAAGGTGAAGGCTGATACTAATGATGAATATAAAGAAATAAAATATCAACCTATTGAAGGTAAAAAGTGGATTATTTTAGATCAAAATGATGAGGTAGAGGTAGAAGCAGATGAGAAAGAAGGACGAATTGCTATACAAAGTCATGCAATTGGTCATCGATATATCAACTCCTATGATAGCTTTAAACAAGTGGATGAGAATACCACATTGTTCATATCGAATGATATGGGTAAAATTGATCAGAATGGTCAGCTCCATTTTAAAGGGCGTTCTGATAATAGAATAAAAATTAAGGGTACTTTTATTAATTTATCTGAAATAGAAGCCAATTTAAGTCTTATTGAATCCATTAATGATATAGCAGCTATTGCTGATAGCACCTATGAAAATCTATACGTTTTCGTAACTACTTCTTCTAATGGTAAAGACGAAATAAAAAGAATCATTCAAGCAAGCTTCCCTAAACTAACTTATCAACTTATTATTCTTGATAAATTCCCTAAAACTAATTCAGATAAAGTTGATCGAAAGAATTTACTTAAAAGGGTTTCCTCTGTTGAGAAAGTAAAAGATCCTTATCAAAATGCCTGGAGGAAGCAATTCCCTCTGATTGATAATTTTGAAGGAAAACACTTTTTTAATGACTTAGGTGGCGATTCACTTACTTCATTATCATTAATAACAGAATTAGAAGTAGTCATTGGAAAAGAACTTTCTCCACAACTTATCTATCTATATCCAACATTCGAAAAACTAAAAGATGCATTATATGATTCAAATACTTTTAATCTAATACAAGTAACAGAATACAGTTCATTTAAAGAAAATATATTATTTATTCCATCTATTCATGGAAGCCATGAGCAATATCGATTCATTCAAGAATCTCTTAAGGAAAAATATAACATTTATCTTCTGCAGTATCCTTTAAAAGAAAATCCTAGTGATAAACAATTTTACAGTTTTTCGATGTTAATACAGCAATGTGTATCTTTTCTTGATCAGTCAAATATTTCATTTAAAGCATTCATCGGGTACTCTTTATCTGGGTACATAACATACGAAATAGCTCATCTGATTCAGCAACAACCTTCGGTGTTTATCATTGATACTCCAATTTATGAAAAGCAATCATTATTAATGAAGGTTATGAATGACTCATTAAAAACACTGAAAATAATAAAGAAAAACTTTTTTAATTCCTCTGAGCTTGTCATCAGTTACAAGCGCTTAAAAAGAAGAATTAAACAACAATATTTCCATACATCTTCCAATGATGTGTCTATTCAAACAATTCATGATTACTTCTTCTCATTTTATGCTGAATTACTTCATTCAAAAATTAAGGTTAGCACAACAACGTTTCCATTAGGTGTTTTTATAGCTAACGACCAATCATTCTTTAGTAATGATATTAAAGCTACTTATCAATGGGAAAAGTACAGTCAGAATTTACTATTTAAGAAGACTCTTACTGGGAATCATGGATCCATATTAAATAAAGAAAATTCTCTAAGCATAGCTGCAACTATAATTAACGAGTTAAAAGAAGTTACAGACTATAATAATAGGATATTAGAAACAGCATTAACTAAAGAATTGATCATTGATATTGAATAA
- a CDS encoding transmembrane-type terpene cyclase: MDISTIGFILSGISGTAWTLVYIQLIRLGFQQKTYGMPFIALALNLAWEALYAGIGLMEAPTNIQTIVNVVWLGFDIAIVATYFKYGKEDFKKLANKKYFIPWSIIVLLMAFTLQVAFYQEFGKSDAKYVDDMLWFINPSLGCWYSAFTQNLIMSIAFISLLVQRKSLKGQHLSIAIAKCIGTLTPSILYGVILESNLVTCLGVFILIFDIIYIWMIIDFQQQNKITHSEFYRDATLSE; the protein is encoded by the coding sequence ATGGACATCTCAACAATCGGATTTATTCTTTCGGGCATCAGTGGAACGGCTTGGACTTTAGTCTATATACAACTCATTCGCTTAGGGTTTCAACAGAAAACATATGGCATGCCTTTTATTGCATTAGCTTTAAACCTTGCTTGGGAGGCATTATATGCTGGAATTGGTTTAATGGAAGCTCCTACAAATATTCAGACGATTGTTAATGTTGTATGGTTAGGGTTTGATATTGCCATTGTTGCCACCTATTTTAAATATGGGAAGGAAGATTTTAAGAAGTTAGCCAATAAAAAATACTTTATACCTTGGTCTATTATTGTACTACTGATGGCCTTTACATTACAGGTTGCTTTTTATCAAGAATTTGGAAAAAGTGACGCCAAATATGTTGACGATATGCTTTGGTTTATCAACCCTTCATTAGGTTGCTGGTATTCTGCTTTTACTCAAAACCTTATTATGTCTATTGCTTTTATTAGTTTATTGGTACAACGAAAGTCATTAAAGGGACAGCATTTATCAATAGCTATAGCAAAATGTATCGGAACATTAACGCCTAGTATTTTATACGGGGTTATTTTGGAAAGTAATTTAGTAACCTGCCTTGGGGTATTTATATTGATCTTTGATATTATTTATATCTGGATGATTATAGATTTTCAACAACAGAATAAGATAACTCATAGTGAGTTTTATAGGGATGCAACGCTTAGTGAGTAA
- a CDS encoding TDT family transporter has product MKDKIRNLPVGLTGVALGTATLGAAWGNAHIGWVSYITLAIALFYFLSLILRNVLHFDVFKEELKHHVLGSYVPTMAMAMMVFAGILVKVNPILGKGLWLLAIGIHLICLVTFVYHRMKNFSFEHMMPSWFVPPIGIVVACVNATYMGFPTLATMIWWIATPLYFVMLAFMIYRLAFYKFDTVETFGIMAAPASLCFAGYLTITQNPNEFICHVLLTLSILMTSVLYIAFFHLLKRKFNPGFAAFTFPLAIGTVALQKYAKVLFTAGETTIAHAIELISYLELGVATCVIGYVVVKFYSYCKDDVLEFELNIKKVIYNITH; this is encoded by the coding sequence ATGAAAGATAAAATAAGAAATTTACCTGTCGGACTTACTGGTGTTGCATTAGGTACTGCCACATTAGGTGCAGCTTGGGGAAATGCTCATATTGGATGGGTATCTTATATCACATTAGCTATCGCATTATTCTATTTCTTATCTCTAATTTTAAGAAACGTATTACATTTTGATGTATTCAAAGAGGAACTAAAACATCATGTTTTGGGAAGTTATGTTCCTACTATGGCGATGGCAATGATGGTATTCGCCGGGATATTGGTGAAGGTGAATCCAATTTTGGGCAAAGGTTTATGGTTATTAGCCATCGGTATACATTTGATTTGTCTAGTGACTTTTGTTTACCATAGAATGAAGAATTTTTCTTTTGAGCACATGATGCCTAGCTGGTTTGTTCCTCCAATTGGTATTGTTGTAGCTTGTGTAAACGCTACTTATATGGGGTTTCCAACTCTAGCTACAATGATTTGGTGGATAGCTACCCCATTATATTTTGTAATGCTGGCCTTTATGATTTACAGGTTAGCATTCTATAAATTCGATACTGTAGAAACATTTGGAATCATGGCAGCACCAGCAAGTTTGTGTTTTGCAGGGTACTTAACCATCACACAAAACCCCAATGAGTTTATATGCCATGTACTACTTACATTGTCGATCTTAATGACATCTGTCTTATATATTGCCTTTTTCCACCTATTAAAAAGAAAGTTTAACCCTGGATTTGCTGCTTTTACTTTCCCGTTAGCAATAGGTACAGTGGCACTTCAGAAGTATGCAAAAGTATTATTTACTGCTGGTGAGACAACAATAGCACATGCTATAGAATTGATCTCTTATTTAGAACTTGGAGTGGCTACTTGTGTTATTGGTTATGTTGTAGTGAAGTTCTATTCTTATTGTAAAGATGATGTTTTGGAATTTGAATTAAATATCAAAAAAGTGATTTACAATATTACTCACTAA